One genomic segment of Impatiens glandulifera chromosome 6, dImpGla2.1, whole genome shotgun sequence includes these proteins:
- the LOC124942163 gene encoding CDT1-like protein a, chloroplastic: protein MEQRNVEHEKESCTVLKCQNIEPGTDDFVSQLPSKVQKSEYVRIKQMDPNIVSLTPDKTKEHKRKPAELPEKYIVLVKLFDRLICSWRLLTLLKKQLVFQNISKQVEVMSGRKFSYKQLAQIMYLVPDVVRIDRVLIHDDKSMCMKEDVKISLLFDAIECEQECSPFAELKQLFSSRLLNFSASHPEDNEIPEAVLPLRFNKESISANINVDLQRDLQSSTAETETLTIPASHICPSFSKNFSLKMDAEVESTDLESLSLLPPSNEEKHNSVTGSIQKEGVTGGNTPIKSTFIESFVSIVNACENTPIKSPSKDCKLQVETPALVTPMRTISTTKCNMKASAKKSGSALTKRSLIFSELEAEESNPNIDLDDRGIAESVYDTVMDINPSREIMPKAEETKSCTEKVQKMNKQMPSSLCSLVTLIYDVFQSISCSTITKGELVHKMVMNDLDIIDNREAEEKLEVLEKLAPDWICSKSAPSGDLLYSIKKVSDLSALHVRLTSM from the exons ATGGAGCAAAGAAATGTTGAGCATGAAAAGGAAAGTTGTACTGTGTTGAAATGTCAAAATATCGAACCTGGGACAGATGATTTTGTTTCTCAGTTGCCTTCCAAGGTCCAGAAATCTGAATATGTTAGGATCAAGCAAATGGACCCGAACATTGTATCCTTAACACCTGATAAGACGAAGGAGCACAAAAGAAAACCGGCTGAACTGCCTGAGAA ATACATTGTTTTGGTAAAGTTATTTGATCGATTGATTTGTTCGTGGAGATTGCTCACTCTACTTAAAAAACAGCTTGTTTTCCAGAATATTAGTAAGCAGGTGGAAGTAATGTCTGGAAG GAAGTTCTCATACAAGCAACTTGCACAGATAATGTACTTAGTTCCAGATGTTGTAAGGATAGACCGAGTCCTCATACATGACGACAAGAGTATGTGTATGAAGGAAGACGTTAAAATCTCCTTACTTTTTGATGCTATTGAATGTGAACAAGAGTGTTCTCCATTTGCTGAGCTGAAGCAATTATTTTCTTCTAGACTTTTGAATTTCTCTGCTTCACATCCCGAG GATAATGAAATTCCTGAGGCGGTGTTGCCATTGCGATTCAATAAAGAGAGTATATCTGCAAACATCAATGTAGATTTGCAAAGAGACCTTCAATCCAGTACCGCTGAAACTGAGACTCTGACCATCCCAGCATCCCATATATGTCCATCATTCAGTAAAAACTTCTCACTGAAAATGGATGCAGAAGTTGAGAGTACAGATCTggaatctctctctcttttaCCTCCTAGTAATGAAGAGAAACACAATTCAGTTACGGGAAGCATACAAAAGGAAGGAGTTACAGGTGGAAACACACCTATAAAGTCAACATTCATTGAGAGTTTTGTAAGCATAGTAAATGCTTGTGAGAACACACCTATAAAGTCACCTTCGAAGGATTGTAAGTTACAGGTGGAAACACCTGCTTTGGTGACTCCAATGAGAACAATTTCTACTACCAAGTGTAATATGAAGGCTTCAGCAAAAAAATCAGGCAGTGCCTTGACAAAAAGGTCTTTAATATTCTCAGAACTAGAGGCTGAAGAAAGCAATCCAAACATTGACCTGGATGACAGAGGAATTGCAGAATCTGTATATGATACTGTTATGGACATCAATCCAAGCCGTGAAATTATGCCTAAG GCAGAGGAGACCAAATCTTGCACTGAAAAAGTTCAGAAGATGAATAAGCAGATGCCTAGTTCTTTGTGTTCTTTGGTTACACTGATTTATGATGTATTTCAATCCATTAGCTGCTCAACAATCACAAAAGGAGAGCTAGTGCATAAGATGGTTATGAATGATCTTGATATAATCGACAACA GAGAGGCTGAAGAAAAGCTGGAGGTTCTTGAGAAATTGGCTCCGGATTGGATTTGCAGCAAATCAGCCCCTAGTGGTGATCTTTTATACAG CATCAAGAAAGTATCTGATCTGAGTGCATTACATGTAAGGCTCACTAGCATGTGA